In Brassica napus cultivar Da-Ae chromosome A3, Da-Ae, whole genome shotgun sequence, the sequence TCAAATCAAGATTCCCTGGGGAGGCTGTTTCAGGGTACGATGAGCTCCAATCATATgaaccatattcataaccatgTCCCTGCGAAGGATAGTGGTGGCCTAAGAGATAGGTGGAGTTTGTGGGCATGCGTGCATCGTAGCTATGCGAGCTATAGCCATTACTATGCAGAGGAGGAGGCGCATGAGATGGATGCGTGTAATGAAAAGGTGCACTAACGGGAGCTGGACCTGTTTCTACAGCTATAAACGCTCCGCGGCAGTTCTTACACGAAAGCCTCTTGTTCACGTACTTCCTCAGGTACTCATACTGAACTTTGCAAGAGGTGCACACAGTCCAGAAAGTGTCGAGTCTCTCTGATGATGACGATGGTGGAAACCGATCAAACGCTGCAGTTCCCGGCGCGTACTCTGCGCGGTGCTTCTGAACCACCGTGGAGGACTCGATATGCTTCTTTCTCTTGTAATAAAAAGTGCTTTTGTTAAACTCATTGGACAAGAACTTCCACGCTTCGGATACGAGATGGAACGCACCGTCAGCTCCAATACATTTGTTCTTGTCCGGATGGAGCAAGACGGCCATCTTCTTGTACTGTTTCTTCACGTCTCGTTTCCCAGCAGAGGGTTTGAGTCCAAGAACcgcgtagtagtcgatttgacCGCCGCCGCTTCTACACTGAGAAGCCAAGTAAACTTCGAACGTGGCAATCATCTGAGCCAAACCTTCCAAATCAGGAGATAAGGACCTAGCTTTCAATGCGTAGCTCCTTGCGGATGCGAAATCTTTTTCAGCGAATCTCCTCTCGGCGACCTGTTTCACTCTAAGAGCTTCCTCTCTGTATGCTTCCATTGTTGATAGAAGaaccaaatatataaaaaccaaCTCTTGCTAAATAGGAAACTAAGACCGTTCTCGCAAGCACCAACAGGTCATCATTATCTGCAAGTATTTCAAGAGAACAGCATTATTCTTTTAAAGTTAACATTTTCAGACCAAAagataaaactaaacaaaacagCACTTACACAGTGATGACCGCCTAGCCGATTCGGCGGCCGAGAAAGCGCTCTACGGTGATCTAGCGTGGCGAGTTGAAGGTATGCGGTGAAAAAATcggattacaaaaaaaacttgagTTTTTAGTCATTTAGGTTTCAAAATCGAGTAATATATGTTAGATCTACTAATCTTAAGCAAGAAcatcaagaaaaacaaagaaaattgcTTCAAAAACCATCAAAACTACACAGCCGTCGTGTTAAAGTCGCAGAAAATCAGAAACCCTTAAGAAGAAGACGATTGGTAAATGACGTTTCTATccttctttaaataaaaaataaagaaaaatgtaaaaaaatacacCACCAAGGGTTCGAACACAGGTTGCTTTGTCTATCTAGTGAGTCTCATCCACTACGCCACAGCTGTTTTATGTGATAATCTCTGGAACATATTatagataacaaaaataaatcgcCGATTATTCTACGTTTAATTCCCGATTTATTGATTCGGCGCTAGGCGCTACCTTGCCGCACGCGTAGCGCCTAACGAGTTTTAAAACATGGCTTACACTTAAACATCTGAGAGAATCAAACAATTAAACAAATAGATTTAGATAATTAAAGtaaatggaaataaaaaaaaagagctacATTTTCAACAAATTTCCACCAAAGGCGTTAGATTGAAGCTATTAACTTCTTCAATGAATCAAGATAAACCCTTTTCAGTGGATTTAACTTAAAAGCCCCAACTTAGTTTCTCAAATTAGAAACCCTACAAATAACAACATTGAACTAAAACAAACCCTTATTTTCAGCAAAGAGAATAGAGGTATCGGATCTTACTGAGATTTTTGGTGGGGAAATCGAAACAAGGCTTTGAAATAGATAGCTGAAGGTTCTTCTTCCCTAGCTCGAGCGGATCGGGAACGAAATCGAGGTAGCGAAAGCACGAATCCCAAGCGGGGGGTTTGGAATCAATGCTACAGTAAAGTTAGTATTTGTGGTGTCGGTGAAAGTTGCTGGGTAATCGGCGATTCAAGGCATCACGGAGTGAATCGCCGGGGGAGAAAAAAAATCGAGATTTGCCGTTGAACGGCGATCTATAGTTtcggggatttttttttttttttgttggttgtaAAGTAAATATTGGAGTGAAAGTAAACGGTGCTAATTTCTTAATAACTTGATGACTTTATCTACGTGCATAGTGATGAGTAGTGCGCAtattttatcttgttttatttataagttttttaaaaatgtttaattgtgACAATTTAATTAATCGAATAATCGTTGAAAAAGATGTCAAATTGTTAAAATGACTTGAAATAATTAGTCAAATGTAAAAAAGTGAACATTGTAGAAATAAGTAAAATAGGCTGAAAGTTAGAAAAAACTATTTCTGGCTGATTAAgagaatattaattaatagatTTTGTCATTTAACATGTAAATAAAATTGAGTTATCCATgttgaattttaattaatcatctctgaaactataaaaaaaaagtatggactaaagaaatttaattaatcatacaTCTGCATATACGACATTTAGAATTTGGTTAATGAAAGTCATTGTCACATAAgcatataaaatagttaaaatgatatattttctaACACATCTCAAAATCGGGTTGGATCAAGCGCTAATCTAATACAAATGTTTCAATGGCACAATCAAAATCTTTCATGAGCATTTCCActtgtttttttctaaagatGTCTTCTACAGAAATAAGACATAACTCAAGAGCTTTCTCGGTATCCAATAGAGCCTCAGTGAGCCTTCCAAGCTTGATATAGCAGATAAATCTGTTAATGTATACCTATATATAATACACAAATTAATACACATATGAATCATTTGAAAATGATGCAAGTTGatgaaacttaaaaataaaccttACTTTTGGGTTAGTAGGGTGctttttgattttgataaacatttCACCAAAGTGTTTTATAGCTTCGGGATAGTAATGCTTGCTAATGTTATTCATAATTGTCTGCCTAAAAAAAAGTCAATTTTACTAAAATGTTCAAAGatacatttttatattgaaTGAAATTAGAAATTGAAATGTCAAAAgaactatttattattcaatACACAAATGTTATTAATGATTTcttgaaaattgtaaaaatgattacttttaaaaatgtttCCATTGCAGTGATAAAATTTTCTGTAAGCATCAAACATTATTCTTTGATGCAAAAACAAAGAGATGAGTTATcatacatataaaaattattctttttttttttgttttcaaatgcACTAACAGTGAGCAAGAACTGTGGTTTAAGTCATTTTCAAGACCATATTGATACAATTTCATACTATTGTAAGATTCCTCTATTAAGAATTACATTATTCCTTTTTAGCTTTCAACAATTTTGGATTGAGTTTAATAGATATTTCGCATCATTTAGTCTGTCATGCAGCTTTTGATCTTTAGTGTAACATgtaaatattatgatatataattacatgttatattatttaatgaattCTTCATTGAAAAGTTTTATTGCATCATAGTACTTATGCTTCTTAGCGAAATCATTacatttatcaaaaatattatatatcagTCTCACTACGtcattgatgtttttttttcttattgtaaaagcaaaatcatttttttactcattcatcattttttctctttttgccTCATTCAATGTCTTTGGTATTTCAAAATTATGATACAATTCTTTTAAGAAGCCTCTATTTCATGCACATGACTTAACACTAAATCAAACATTGTGACACTGAAACATCGATCTTATAGTCTAATATAGAGTCACATTGACAAAAACTAATTGACCCATCTATCCTATACATGTTCTATAATTAACACTGAAACTATTCATTTTAGACATTTGTGATCATTGACATTGAAACTAATAGGCACATCCATCATATGCTTATATTCTAATTGACACATTTAGTCCTTGAAACCAAATAAACATTGACGTTAACACATCTACCGATCGAATCTAGTAAACACATATACTAATTCAAAAACCTACGAAGACATTGaaattaatcacaaaatatatCTTTGAACATTTTAGTAAAATGTTATGAATAATTTCTTGAAAATCAACAACATAAGTGTTTGCCGTGAGGAGAGAGATGAGAATCAACTGCAACAAAAGAACAGTTTAATTAAATGTAATAGCTTATGCAACTGAGATCAATGTTGTGTAACAACATTGGGGTGAATTTTTTCAGCGGAGCACTTAAGAGTAAAAGGGACTTGACAATTGAGGAAGACATATTTAGGTGATACCTTCGGTTGACTAAAGAATAATTGAACAACTAGCCAGCCTTTGTAGCTATCTTATTTTCAAAGGTGGGTTTATTCTGTCACACCAAAAGTCTAAAAGATTCAATAAAAAAGAGCAAAGAGATATGAGAGTTTAAACTGATAATCAGGCGGCAAGAATCTCAAATATGAGCCATGGTGTCAATACTTGCACCGTCTATTTTTGTAAACGGATGGAAAAATTCTGAGACACAAGCTGCAAAGGGGAATACACGAGGACATGAATTTTGGTTTTCACTGCTCTGCATTTTTTACATGAGACAGTGACACTGTCACTAGTTCATATTGATACGAGTAGTTCTCGAATTGGATGGGATCTGGTCTTAGCTTTTCAAAAGAAGATTTAAGCCTGAGGGAAGTGTTGAAGTTCTATAAATTTTGCTTCCTAAGGAGAGGCCCGGATTTGCCAAACAAGTATTGATTTTTGGTAAAAGCATAAGCTGACCTTGTAGAATAGGAATAAAACGTTAAGGCCGAGGTGTGCCGAGGGAAGAGAGCTGAGGAGAGAGTGGGGAAGCAGATGCGTGGCATGGAAGCATCTCAGGCTCTTGCTTGAGAACTTTCTTCACCAAGAGATTTTCCAGCACAGTTCTTCTATTCAGTCCGTCATTAAcaccttcatcttcttcttcttcgatttcTGGTTCATCTTCTTGTATATTGGTGATTTAAAGTTTTAGGGATTTCAATTTCGGGTTAATCCGGTTTAAATTTTCTAATCGGGTTATGATAGAGTTGTTTTAGGTTTAATTTGGTTAAGTcctttgttaatttttaaaacacataATATTAACCTAACTTTAAACTGCTATTTGTCAGTTTTAGTTCGTTCTTAAACTTTGTGTGGTTTTGAGTTTCAATCTTTCTGATTGGGGTAGTAACGTAATATGTTTAGATACTACAATTGTGTGTAATTATGAAGAGATTGAAATATTGTGTACATTTGTTATTATACGAAAGTTTTGGTGTAAAAATAAGTCGGTAGTCcgaaaattaattagtaatCTTTAAAGTGAAGCATCTTCTTAATCCATGTGGTAAAATGCATTACGTCATAGAGGATGATGGTACATCCTAACGAACTATTCGCACAAAATGTTGATTGCAATTTAAGCAAacaagttattaaaaaaaaattggtgttcCATATGCTTTGCTTATTATTTACAAGTATCATTTTAAAGCTtccagaaacaaaaagaaaaaaaacagcagTCAGAATTGGATGGCAGAAATGTAAATTCGAGCAAACCATCGTTAGCTGACAATGAAATGCGAAACCCAAAGTCACGCTAGACTCGGCACTAGAGTCAAAAACCAAACAAGAGTCTTTCTTTAAGACTTTTCTTCAGTGACTCACAAAAACTCTCTCctcctttccttcctttctcaCTTCCTGATGAAATCTCATTCACCCATCTCGTGATTTCTTCTAAAGTCAAATCTGGAGTCTCTCTAATCCTTCTCCACGGTTTGATTACTCCCCTCAATCAAAAAGGAATCAACTTTTTTCCCCAGAGGAGTTTAAGGAGATTTggaaaatttagagttttgtgTTGTTTAGGCTGCTTTAagagtttgtgtttttttattacTAGTTTGTGCCTATGGAGACTCCTTGGAAGAAGCAGAGATTGAAAGATACGGCCTTATGTCGTTTAGGGATTCTCTTTGCAGTCACAGTCTCCTTAGTTCTCATGTTGGTCTCTGTACCCAGAACAGCTTTAAACAACCCCTTCTCCGACATTGATTTTGCACCCAACCGTAACGTGTCACTGCTGAGTGTCGCCAGAGGTAATCCAATCTCGGTTAGGCTGCATAGGAGGAACAGTTTCCCGCCGAGAAATCTGGATCTGTACCCGAATCTAGGGAAAGACCGTGTGGTTATCGTCTTGTACGTGCACAATCGTCCTCAGTATCTTCGAGTAACGGTTGAAAGCTTATCCAAAGTCCAAGGGATAAGCGAGACGTTGCTTATCGTTAGCCACGACGGTTACTTCGAAGAGATGAACAAGATTGTGGAGAGTATTAAGTTTTGTCAGGTGAAGCAGATCTTCTCGCCTTACTCTCCTCATATATTTAGAGGTAGTTTCCCTGGGACGACGGCGAAGGACTGCAAAAGCAAAGGTGATGAGGGTTGCGAAGGCGATCCGGATCAGTATGGGAACCACCGGTCTCCAAAGATTGTGTCTTTGAAGCATCACTGGTGGTGGATGATGAACACCGTGTGGGATGGATTGGAGGAGAGTAGAGATCACGACGGTCACGTCCTTTTCATTGAAGAAGATCATTTTCTTTTCCCTAATGCTTACCGGAATATTCAGACTCTCGCGAGGGTGAAACGGGTGAAATGTCCTGACTGTTTTGCTGCTAACTTGGCGCCGTCTGATGTGAAGTCGAAGGGGGAAGGGTTTGATAGTTTGGTGGCGGAGAGGATGGGGAACGTTGGGTACTCTTTTAACAGAAGTGTGTGGGAGAAGATACGCCACAAGGCGAGagagttttgtttctttgatgATTATAATTGGGATATAACTATGTGGGCGACGGTTTTCCCTTCGTTCGGTTCGCCTGTTTACACATTGAGAGGGCCTAGGACGAGTGCGGTTCACTTTGGGAAATGCGGGTTGCATCAAGGTAGAGGAGGGGAAGGTGATTGTATGGATAATGGGGTCGTGAACATTGAGGTTAAGGAAACGGATAAAGTTGTGAACGTAAAGGAGGAATGGGGAGTTCGGGTGTTTGAACATCAGCCTGGTTATAAAGCTGGTTTCAAAGGTTGGGGAGGTTGGGGAGACGAAAGGGATCGGCGTTTGTGTTTGGATTTTGCTACTATGTATCGTTTTACAAGCAGAGATGCATCTCCTTGAATGAGCGTAGGGACTTCCGAGTAAACTAGTGGTGATATAATCAGTAACTCTTTACTTTTCACGTGGTATTGCGACACTACTGGCCTTTGGTTTCttgttgtatttttattgttatgtTTTGTGTGTATTAATTGCTGTTTGTTTAGATTTGGTTTGAGTTTTGTGTTTGCAAAATCACTAAGGCATGTTCTCTAGTGAAAATGGCACACGGTTGGAACTCGGGTTCTCACATGAAAGAAGAGAACCTCTActaacaaataatagtatagatacatATAAAGATTAAGTTTACGACGTCTAACAAATGTCACacattgacaaatatttttaactttctTCTTTGTCAACTGAAAATTTTATTGACAAAGGCCAAGCCCAAGAGCAATGATAAACAACAAGGGCCAAAAGGCCAAGCCAACCGAAATAAGTAtagtactagattttgatccgcgctttcaaagcgcggatttattattattatttttttaattgacaaatatttagtaaatgtcatatttttctatatttgtgttttattttataaaagacttaaaaattttatctttatttatcgatttcattttaaatgactatttatgttaaaaaaaataaactttattttttaataaattaagttggtataactctgataaattaattttattatggggttaatattttaattaaaaaattatatacttttaataaagatttatacttttcaataaaaaaattcaattatttttatgaatgcttaaattatattaagaaaataaaaaaataataattaagaatagttgaaaaaaaattatttgaacttggactcaatggcccaaagaaaaaaaaagtgagaattgaatctgattttttaataggctcAAATGGCCCAAGAaagatttgatttgggctggatccaaaaataatgactcaatatagatttgttattaatattacttaattgcccttaatgaaacatgcaatgttagtgaagaaaatatgcccctaaggtaattatgacaatatgatcctgctttaatagtatagatagtaTAGAGTATTCAAACATGTAATATTCACTGACAATTTacattatatcaaaataaaatagtttagtgacttatatttttttttgtcaactagtaacttatatttatatttatatttaaaaaagtaTACGTGAGTATATATTTAGTATTCCGctataaaaacaaattagtatatttatatatttaatattataaaagaatcaagaaaaattaaaataataagcttacctctcttttgtttttagtAATTCaactttttagtttatatatatatactgatgatgttttgtttttttttgctaacaatGATCTTGATATAATTATCCGATTTAATTTAGGTTGATGGAGAAACTAAAAATATGGAGTTTTTGTCACAACACACtaaaaatatagagtttttgtATATCCTCGAGCTGCACATATTTACAGCGACATGGCAGCAGAAGTCAGCTAACAAGAGACAACATTCTCCGGGCGGGATTTTGATGCAAATGACGACGcacgaaatcaatcaaaatttgaaagagatatttttaattacaaattcgatgaagtattttttttaattacaaattcAATCATACACGAATAGTTCAATGAAGTATTAAACCTGGAAATGAATTTTGTTAAAACTGTTGTGAGGATAAGGGAATGGGCGTTACACGCTCTGGTTTTTGCATGATCAATTTCTTATATAAACCCACAATAGTACATTTTCACTAATTAATGAAAaagaggatttttttttctttgaatttcCATTGATAGTTGAGAATCCAAACCAAACATACATACTCAGAGACTGCAGCAAAAAGGACCAGCAACTGCAACTCAAACTAACATTCCAGCTTACATCCAAAAAATTAGCTAAGGCATGATAACCAACATCCATACCCGAACCCAAAAAATAAGGAAACCTATAATCAGAGGTTGCGGCTTTCATTGACGAAGAGCTCAAACAGCCAATGAAGGTGACCATTCTGAACATAAGATCTCATCAAACTTTGTTTGGTTACACTTTATGCAATGAAAGTTGCCACCACCAGTAACTGACAGCCCTCTATTCTATCATTTCCCAACTCTATCTCACCAACTTGATGGAGGAAGGAGGGCCAAGCTTGAGGCCGTTCAACCGCTCCAAAAAATTCCGCAAACTCTCCCGCCACAACAACGTTAGAG encodes:
- the LOC106439791 gene encoding alpha-1,6-mannosyl-glycoprotein 2-beta-N-acetylglucosaminyltransferase-like; translated protein: METPWKKQRLKDTALCRLGILFAVTVSLVLMLVSVPRTALNNPFSDIDFAPNRNVSLLSVARGNPISVRLHRRNSFPPRNLDLYPNLGKDRVVIVLYVHNRPQYLRVTVESLSKVQGISETLLIVSHDGYFEEMNKIVESIKFCQVKQIFSPYSPHIFRGSFPGTTAKDCKSKGDEGCEGDPDQYGNHRSPKIVSLKHHWWWMMNTVWDGLEESRDHDGHVLFIEEDHFLFPNAYRNIQTLARVKRVKCPDCFAANLAPSDVKSKGEGFDSLVAERMGNVGYSFNRSVWEKIRHKAREFCFFDDYNWDITMWATVFPSFGSPVYTLRGPRTSAVHFGKCGLHQGRGGEGDCMDNGVVNIEVKETDKVVNVKEEWGVRVFEHQPGYKAGFKGWGGWGDERDRRLCLDFATMYRFTSRDASP